One window of uncultured Trichococcus sp. genomic DNA carries:
- the rho gene encoding transcription termination factor Rho → MEDMLTLQELESKTLKEIYTYARDLKIPYYSQMNKKELSLAVIRAQEEKQGFFMTEGILDIVSQEGFGFLRPINYSPSQEDIYISTSQIRRFDLRNGDKVAGKARPPKASERYYGLMQVGTVNGKRPDQAKERSHFPGLTPIYPNHQMKLETTRTNVTARMIDLFSPIGFGQRGMIVAPPKAGKTTLLKEIANGITTNHPDVELIMLLIDERPEEVTDIERSVKGDVVSSTFDQQPANHVRVTELVLERAMRLVEDKRDVVILMDSLTRLARAYNLVIPPSGRTLSGGIDPAAFYRPKRFFGAARNIEDGGSLTIIATALVDTGSRMDEVIYEEFKGTGNMELVLSRELAERRIFPAIDIKKSGTRREDLLQDAKTLENLYKVRRGMRGDTLEYTESFLKQMNTTENNEALLNRISLMK, encoded by the coding sequence TTGGAAGATATGCTTACCTTGCAAGAGTTGGAAAGCAAGACTCTGAAAGAAATATACACCTATGCCAGAGACCTGAAGATCCCGTACTACAGCCAAATGAACAAAAAAGAGTTGTCCTTGGCGGTCATTCGTGCCCAAGAGGAGAAACAGGGATTCTTCATGACCGAGGGCATTTTGGATATCGTCTCCCAGGAAGGGTTCGGTTTTTTAAGGCCGATCAACTACTCGCCGAGCCAGGAAGACATTTACATATCGACTTCACAAATCAGACGCTTCGATCTGCGCAATGGGGACAAAGTGGCCGGAAAAGCCAGACCTCCGAAAGCATCCGAACGTTATTACGGCCTGATGCAAGTCGGCACGGTGAACGGAAAACGGCCGGATCAAGCCAAAGAACGCTCGCATTTCCCGGGGTTGACACCGATTTACCCGAACCATCAGATGAAGTTGGAAACCACGCGGACAAACGTAACCGCGCGCATGATCGATTTGTTCTCGCCCATCGGCTTCGGTCAACGCGGCATGATCGTTGCGCCTCCTAAAGCAGGGAAAACGACCCTGCTGAAAGAGATAGCGAACGGAATCACCACCAATCATCCCGATGTCGAACTGATCATGCTGCTCATCGATGAGCGTCCCGAAGAAGTGACGGATATCGAGCGCAGTGTCAAGGGAGATGTCGTCTCCTCGACTTTCGATCAGCAACCGGCAAACCATGTCCGGGTGACAGAACTTGTCCTGGAAAGAGCCATGCGCCTTGTCGAAGACAAACGTGACGTGGTCATTCTGATGGACAGCCTGACGCGTTTGGCCCGTGCCTACAACTTGGTCATACCGCCAAGCGGCCGTACTTTAAGCGGAGGGATCGATCCGGCAGCCTTTTATCGCCCGAAACGCTTCTTCGGTGCAGCCCGGAATATTGAGGATGGCGGCAGTCTGACGATCATCGCAACCGCGCTTGTCGATACCGGCAGCCGGATGGATGAAGTCATCTATGAAGAATTCAAGGGAACCGGGAACATGGAACTTGTGCTTTCCCGTGAGTTGGCTGAACGCCGCATCTTCCCTGCCATCGACATCAAAAAATCGGGAACCCGCAGAGAAGACCTGTTGCAGGATGCGAAAACGCTCGAGAATCTCTACAAAGTCCGCCGCGGCATGCGCGGGGATACTTTGGAATACACCGAGAGTTTCCTGAAGCAAATGAACACGACCGAAAACAATGAAGCTTTGCTGAACCGGATTTCATTGATGAAATAG
- a CDS encoding UDP-N-acetylglucosamine 1-carboxyvinyltransferase, with amino-acid sequence MKKLVIEGNKPLNGEITISGAKNSTVALIPAAILADSPVILEGIPNIQDVHSLIDILEDFNVEVSFEEDEGIITIDPTNMISIPMPTGKIKSLRASYYFMGAILSKFGEGVIGMPGGCFLGPRPIDQHIKGFEALGATVRNEMGAIYLTTPEEGLKGDRIYLDVVSIGATINIILAAVKAKGKTIIENVAKEPEIIDVCILLNNMGAKIRGAGTDIIRIEGVESLHGCRHTVIPDRIEAGTYLAAAAAMGERVLVKNVIVEHIESLIAKMEEMGVEMEIGEDSILVKKSDNLKMVHIKTLPYPGFATDLQQPLTPLLLKASGDGTIIDTIYPKRVNHIPELRRMGAKAKVESDMIFMQGPNKLTGAEVTASDLRAGACLVIAGLMAEGTTTISGIENILRGYDHIVEKLTALGADIKMIEDEE; translated from the coding sequence ATGAAAAAATTAGTTATAGAGGGGAATAAACCGTTGAACGGTGAAATCACCATCAGCGGAGCGAAAAACAGTACGGTTGCGCTGATTCCGGCTGCCATTTTGGCGGACTCCCCAGTCATCTTGGAAGGCATCCCCAACATTCAGGATGTGCACTCCCTCATTGATATCCTCGAGGACTTCAACGTCGAAGTGTCATTCGAAGAGGATGAGGGCATCATCACGATCGATCCGACCAACATGATTTCCATTCCGATGCCTACCGGGAAAATCAAAAGCTTGCGTGCTTCGTATTATTTCATGGGAGCTATCCTTTCGAAATTCGGTGAGGGTGTCATCGGTATGCCCGGAGGCTGTTTCTTGGGGCCAAGGCCGATTGATCAGCACATCAAAGGTTTCGAAGCGTTGGGTGCGACGGTGCGCAATGAGATGGGTGCCATCTATCTGACTACACCGGAAGAGGGTCTGAAAGGCGATCGCATCTATCTTGACGTGGTTTCGATCGGAGCGACGATCAACATCATCTTGGCAGCGGTCAAAGCTAAAGGCAAAACAATCATTGAAAATGTGGCCAAAGAGCCGGAAATCATTGACGTCTGCATCTTGTTGAACAACATGGGAGCGAAAATACGCGGAGCCGGTACAGACATCATCCGGATCGAAGGCGTCGAAAGCCTGCATGGCTGCAGACACACCGTTATACCTGATCGCATCGAAGCAGGGACCTATCTGGCCGCTGCGGCCGCAATGGGTGAGCGAGTGTTGGTGAAAAATGTGATCGTCGAGCATATCGAAAGCCTGATCGCAAAAATGGAAGAAATGGGCGTAGAGATGGAAATCGGTGAGGACAGCATTCTGGTCAAAAAATCCGACAACCTGAAGATGGTCCATATCAAGACATTGCCTTATCCCGGTTTTGCGACAGATCTGCAGCAACCACTGACTCCGCTCTTGTTGAAAGCGAGCGGTGATGGGACCATCATCGATACGATCTATCCGAAACGCGTCAACCATATCCCGGAACTCCGCAGGATGGGTGCGAAGGCCAAGGTGGAAAGTGACATGATTTTCATGCAAGGACCCAACAAATTGACAGGTGCGGAAGTTACGGCCAGCGATTTGCGTGCGGGTGCCTGTTTGGTCATCGCCGGTTTGATGGCGGAGGGCACAACCACAATTTCCGGTATCGAAAATATCCTGCGCGGGTATGATCATATCGTCGAAAAACTGACTGCTTTGGGCGCAGACATCAAAATGATCGAAGACGAAGAATAA